A single window of Deltaproteobacteria bacterium DNA harbors:
- a CDS encoding ABC transporter substrate-binding protein, with protein sequence MKEAKHCMKSSLGIFCLCFFIGIFFLTPLVCSAAEKVLKIGAIFPLSGKGAVWGIAAQRAITIVQKEINGRGGLNVAGDKYRLEIIWEDDKFNAATGRMAAEKLVNRDGVKFILGSQSSAVLLAVQPITEPKKILFFLNSFAKEVLSPDKPYSYRMVLTSNEILPAMYPWLVKNYPKAKTVAFIEPNDASGWSVEKDCRRNAEKNNLKIVFSQFYERGTSDFYPLLNKLILQNPDVIDFTGAPPGDQALIVKQARELGFKGKTFAATTIDPPEFCKIAGTQNAEGHISNTHDLLGAFNTEAQKKYVEDYLAQFGKPFDPVTPKYTLYLEILAQAIEKAGSLDTTKVKEILDKTEEWNSIYGKARFGGKEYYGIKHQIVTPVYISELINGKLVNRGTMMPVIH encoded by the coding sequence ATGAAAGAAGCAAAGCATTGTATGAAAAGCAGCCTGGGCATTTTTTGTTTATGTTTCTTCATCGGAATTTTCTTTCTGACCCCGCTGGTCTGTTCTGCGGCCGAAAAAGTCCTTAAGATCGGGGCGATTTTCCCGTTGTCCGGGAAAGGGGCGGTCTGGGGTATTGCCGCCCAGAGGGCTATAACCATTGTCCAGAAGGAGATTAATGGCCGGGGTGGTTTGAATGTGGCTGGTGATAAATACCGTTTGGAGATTATTTGGGAGGACGATAAGTTTAATGCCGCCACCGGCCGGATGGCTGCAGAAAAACTGGTCAACCGGGACGGGGTGAAATTTATCCTGGGTTCTCAATCTTCCGCGGTCCTGTTGGCCGTTCAGCCCATTACGGAGCCCAAAAAAATTCTTTTTTTCCTCAATTCCTTTGCCAAAGAGGTCCTGTCTCCGGATAAACCCTACAGCTACCGCATGGTCCTGACCTCCAATGAGATCCTGCCGGCCATGTATCCCTGGCTGGTCAAAAATTATCCGAAAGCAAAGACCGTGGCCTTTATCGAGCCCAATGATGCCAGCGGCTGGTCGGTGGAGAAGGACTGCCGACGGAACGCCGAAAAGAACAATCTCAAAATCGTCTTCTCCCAATTTTATGAACGGGGGACCTCGGATTTCTATCCCCTCCTGAATAAACTCATCCTCCAGAATCCGGATGTCATCGACTTTACCGGTGCCCCTCCTGGTGATCAGGCCCTGATCGTCAAACAGGCCCGGGAGTTGGGTTTCAAAGGCAAGACCTTTGCGGCGACGACCATCGACCCGCCAGAATTCTGCAAGATCGCCGGGACTCAGAATGCCGAAGGCCATATCAGCAATACCCATGATCTGTTGGGGGCCTTTAATACGGAAGCCCAAAAAAAGTATGTTGAGGATTACCTGGCCCAGTTTGGAAAACCATTCGATCCGGTAACGCCCAAGTATACCCTCTACCTGGAGATCCTGGCCCAGGCCATTGAAAAAGCCGGAAGTCTGGATACGACCAAGGTGAAAGAGATACTGGATAAGACGGAGGAATGGAATTCAATTTATGGGAAGGCCCGATTCGGGGGCAAGGAATACTACGGGATCAAACACCAGATCGTCACCCCGGTCTATATCTCCGAACTGATTAACGGGAAATTGGTCAACCGGGGCACCATGATGCCGGTCATTCATTAA
- a CDS encoding branched-chain amino acid ABC transporter permease produces the protein MSFPFFIQVLVNGLMLGLTYALIASGFSLIYGIMRLLNFAHGDFYMLGAFATYLLCERLGMDYFSALLLSMVLVALLGVITYHFFFRPFRDQHDPSVVIALGVAMLIGGLAPLVFGEKDQSVTPVFSGVVRFLGATLSLERIFVIAMAIVLMIALTLFIKFTKMGQSMRAVAQDQEAAALQGIGVNSTFMMCMAISSALAGAAGSLLAPLFVVNPFIGTHAVLKALVVVVIGGMGSIPGAIAGGLLLGFVESIGNTFLGGVTEILGFVIVMLVLIFKPQGLFGHG, from the coding sequence ATGAGTTTCCCATTTTTTATACAGGTCCTGGTCAACGGGCTGATGCTGGGGCTGACCTATGCCTTAATTGCTTCCGGCTTCAGCCTGATCTATGGCATCATGCGGCTGTTAAACTTTGCCCATGGCGATTTTTATATGTTAGGGGCCTTCGCCACCTACCTCCTGTGTGAACGGTTAGGGATGGATTATTTTTCAGCCCTGTTGCTGAGCATGGTCCTGGTTGCCCTTCTGGGAGTCATCACCTATCATTTCTTCTTCCGGCCCTTCCGGGATCAACACGACCCCAGTGTGGTCATCGCCCTGGGCGTGGCCATGTTGATCGGCGGCCTGGCTCCTCTGGTCTTCGGAGAGAAGGACCAGTCCGTAACGCCGGTCTTTTCAGGGGTTGTCCGGTTTTTAGGGGCCACCCTTTCCCTGGAGAGGATCTTTGTCATTGCCATGGCCATTGTCCTGATGATCGCTTTAACCTTGTTTATTAAATTCACCAAAATGGGACAATCCATGCGGGCCGTGGCCCAGGATCAGGAAGCGGCCGCCCTCCAGGGCATCGGGGTCAATTCCACCTTCATGATGTGCATGGCCATCAGTTCCGCCCTGGCCGGGGCCGCCGGGTCCCTGCTGGCCCCCCTTTTTGTGGTCAATCCTTTCATCGGCACCCATGCCGTGCTCAAGGCCCTGGTTGTGGTGGTCATCGGCGGGATGGGCAGCATCCCCGGAGCGATTGCCGGGGGTCTTCTCTTGGGATTTGTAGAAAGTATCGGGAACACCTTTTTAGGCGGGGTAACGGAGATCCTGGGCTTTGTGATCGTTATGCTGGTCCTGATCTTTAAGCCCCAGGGACTGTTCGGCCATGGGTAA